A stretch of the Chloroflexota bacterium genome encodes the following:
- the thpR gene encoding RNA 2',3'-cyclic phosphodiesterase — protein sequence MMKAGEMFRTFIAIELPPEIRMEMAEVQNWLRAEAAKRRYDIARAIRWVDPDAIHLTLKFLGDVAAHMVPQIEQELRQAVGEHSSFTLRLGKLGVFPHPKRPRVLWVGLEGDLPQLVALQAQVDNVLGKLGFSQEKRPFSPHLTLGRVRESVDPKTQESIGEVVEFAPVPIPATFVVESIAVMRSQLRPTGPLYSRMAEIPLLGCD from the coding sequence ATGATGAAAGCTGGCGAGATGTTCCGTACCTTCATCGCCATCGAATTGCCCCCAGAGATCAGGATGGAAATGGCCGAGGTTCAAAATTGGCTTCGGGCAGAAGCGGCCAAACGAAGGTACGATATAGCCAGGGCTATCCGTTGGGTTGACCCAGACGCTATCCATCTGACCCTAAAATTTTTGGGCGATGTAGCCGCTCACATGGTGCCCCAGATCGAACAGGAACTGCGTCAGGCCGTTGGTGAGCACAGCAGTTTCACCTTACGTTTAGGGAAGCTGGGTGTGTTTCCTCATCCGAAGCGACCACGCGTTCTCTGGGTGGGGCTGGAGGGCGACCTGCCACAACTAGTGGCCCTCCAGGCGCAAGTAGACAATGTTTTAGGAAAATTGGGTTTTTCTCAAGAGAAACGGCCATTCAGTCCTCACCTAACCCTTGGGCGGGTAAGAGAGAGCGTCGATCCTAAGACGCAGGAATCCATCGGTGAGGTAGTCGAGTTCGCCCCTGTACCCATCCCGGCCACGTTCGTCGTCGAATCCATAGCCGTTATGCGCAGCCAACTTAGGCCAACTGGTCCTCTCTATAGCCGAATGGCTGAGATCCCATTGTTGGGTTGCGATTAA
- a CDS encoding 4Fe-4S dicluster domain-containing protein yields MALAWELDKQKVLQWLEILRGEYEVIAPVRIQGEVVFNSLSATNHIALDYENTLMPPKEFFLPPSETMFSFTIGKSGFDIVFPEKKQEERVIFGMRPCDVHALFILDNVLGGDQRDEYYLLQRERSTLVALNCSRPAARCFCGLTGAGPTLSGGFDVLLTELDAFYFVEVGSEMGMELVDKGSGLFRKASEQSQRKKEQVVEQAKNLFTRPADPGEVTRKMEACFNDGRWAQLGERCMECGGCTYLCPTCYCFDVVDRVHNKEGSRLRCWDCCLLPGFTRMAGGINPRDSKEARIKQRFYHKWDYFVERFSILQCVGCGRCTETALCHIDWEQVFRSVVGER; encoded by the coding sequence GTGGCTTTGGCATGGGAGCTGGACAAGCAAAAAGTGCTGCAGTGGCTCGAGATCTTGAGAGGAGAGTATGAGGTCATTGCACCGGTGAGGATACAAGGAGAAGTTGTCTTCAATTCTCTATCAGCTACTAATCACATCGCTCTTGACTATGAAAATACGCTGATGCCACCAAAGGAATTTTTCTTGCCGCCTAGTGAAACTATGTTTAGTTTTACCATCGGAAAGAGTGGCTTTGATATAGTATTTCCGGAGAAAAAACAGGAGGAGAGAGTAATTTTCGGCATGCGTCCCTGTGACGTGCATGCCCTATTTATTCTGGATAATGTCCTCGGTGGGGACCAAAGGGACGAGTATTATCTCTTGCAGAGGGAGAGGAGCACTTTAGTGGCCCTTAACTGCAGTAGGCCGGCAGCGAGGTGCTTTTGTGGCCTCACTGGGGCAGGTCCTACCTTGTCAGGTGGTTTTGATGTCCTTCTTACGGAGCTCGATGCTTTCTACTTTGTGGAGGTTGGTTCGGAAATGGGCATGGAGCTAGTTGATAAGGGGTCAGGCCTGTTTCGGAAGGCAAGTGAGCAAAGTCAGAGGAAGAAGGAGCAGGTAGTTGAACAAGCGAAAAATCTTTTTACCAGGCCTGCCGATCCTGGGGAGGTGACACGAAAGATGGAGGCTTGCTTCAACGATGGCCGGTGGGCGCAACTAGGGGAGAGGTGCATGGAGTGTGGGGGCTGTACCTACCTGTGCCCTACTTGCTACTGCTTTGATGTCGTTGATAGGGTACACAACAAAGAGGGTAGCAGGCTGCGGTGCTGGGACTGTTGTCTCCTTCCAGGTTTTACTAGAATGGCGGGGGGTATAAACCCAAGGGATAGTAAGGAAGCAAGAATAAAGCAACGATTCTATCATAAATGGGATTACTTTGTAGAGAGATTTAGTATACTCCAGTGTGTAGGGTGTGGCAGATGTACTGAGACTGCGTTGTGCCACATAGACTGGGAACAAGTATTCCGATCCGTAGTAGGTGAGCGATAG
- a CDS encoding FAD/NAD(P)-binding protein gives MVREETYDTKTFGLCIEGERYKREFQYRPGQFIELCLLGYGESPLSIASAPGEMGYLELCVRRVGRVTGVLHWLSDNDVIGIRGPFGNGFPVEEMKDKNLVFVGGGLGLAPLRSLIWTVFANRMDFRKVTILYGARTPADLLFRDELKIWADMDDSEVLVTVDVSSGDWQGHVGVVTTLFDKASILADNSVAIVCGPAIMFRFVIKELLEMGFSEEALLLTLERHMKCGIGKCGHCNIGPKYVCLDGPVFRYKELKRFSEAF, from the coding sequence ATGGTAAGGGAGGAAACTTACGATACTAAGACATTTGGTTTATGTATCGAGGGTGAGCGGTATAAGAGGGAGTTTCAGTACAGGCCTGGACAGTTTATAGAGCTATGCCTTCTTGGGTATGGCGAATCACCCCTCTCAATAGCATCTGCCCCCGGAGAGATGGGATACCTTGAATTATGTGTGAGAAGAGTGGGAAGAGTGACTGGGGTGCTGCACTGGCTTAGTGATAACGATGTCATCGGTATCAGGGGTCCCTTCGGGAATGGATTCCCCGTCGAGGAGATGAAAGATAAAAATCTAGTTTTCGTGGGTGGAGGACTGGGGTTAGCCCCTTTGAGATCGCTAATTTGGACAGTGTTTGCCAACCGGATGGACTTCAGAAAAGTAACTATCTTATATGGAGCACGAACCCCAGCTGACCTGCTCTTCCGGGACGAGCTTAAGATATGGGCGGATATGGATGATTCAGAGGTGCTGGTAACGGTAGACGTCAGTTCAGGAGACTGGCAAGGCCATGTCGGGGTAGTCACTACCTTGTTCGACAAAGCGTCGATCTTAGCGGATAACTCTGTCGCTATAGTCTGTGGACCGGCCATCATGTTCCGTTTTGTGATAAAGGAGCTACTCGAGATGGGTTTCTCTGAAGAAGCCCTACTATTGACTCTCGAACGGCATATGAAATGTGGCATCGGCAAGTGTGGTCACTGCAATATAGGTCCGAAATACGTCTGCCTGGACGGACCCGTTTTCCGTTACAAGGAGTTGAAACGGTTTTCGGAGGCATTTTAA